From the Salinimicrobium tongyeongense genome, one window contains:
- a CDS encoding amino acid carrier protein: MRKSILSLLFSVFFLTTYAQNLNVEVQVENPSKVINDGFAELQVQGGTPPYQYKWSKQDVTLDSPRAGALVEGVEYTVTITDAANNSLTKTVKVPAKAITEHFNGTFAPIVASMGNVLFWDPFSAIGIYDPVVYADIKRVAAPNWEARTDGTFVLKEWLKAEGERVEEGEPIAIVLQDGEEESTAYANATGTLEYLVQEGGMIYNSENVEHVIEQGAHYLAAIRYDQPVPLLHPNGDLQKKDIPFIVIWLVLGALFFTIRMGFINIRGFKHALDLAKGKYDDPNAPGQVTHFQALATAVSGTVGLGNIAGVAVAVSLGGAGATLWMILAGLLGMSSKFVECTLGVKYRFINSEGRVFGGPMNYLRYGLEKRKMAGLGKFLAVFFAILAIGASFGGGNMFQANQSFVILAGEFPALVGNGFIFGLVVAILVGVVIIGGISSIAKVTGKIVPVMAAVYIIGALVVIGVNIENIGPAFAAIWDGAFSPSALKGGVIGVLIVGFQRAAFSNEAGVGSAAIAHSAAKTNNPPSEGFVALLEPFIDTVVVCTLTALVLIFTGMHEVEGVGGVELTSTAFGSVISWFPYVLAAAVFLFAFSTMISWSYYGMRAWTFLFGKSKKMELLYKALFLVFVVVGASVSLGAVLDFSGMMILAMSFPNIIGLYIMSGEVRKDLREYSRKLKAGELFHKPQKERVKKAS; this comes from the coding sequence ATGAGAAAGTCGATACTTTCATTATTATTCTCTGTATTTTTTTTAACTACTTACGCACAAAACCTGAATGTTGAAGTTCAGGTAGAAAATCCCTCAAAAGTCATCAATGATGGTTTTGCTGAATTGCAGGTGCAGGGGGGAACACCACCATATCAGTATAAATGGTCAAAGCAGGATGTGACCTTAGATTCTCCAAGGGCCGGAGCTCTTGTTGAAGGGGTAGAGTACACTGTGACCATCACTGATGCTGCCAACAACAGCCTTACTAAAACTGTAAAAGTTCCAGCGAAAGCCATTACAGAACATTTTAACGGGACCTTTGCCCCCATTGTGGCAAGTATGGGAAATGTGCTGTTTTGGGACCCTTTTTCGGCTATAGGTATTTATGATCCGGTGGTTTATGCCGACATCAAACGGGTGGCAGCCCCAAACTGGGAAGCCCGCACCGATGGCACGTTTGTACTTAAAGAATGGCTTAAGGCCGAAGGTGAACGGGTTGAAGAAGGAGAGCCTATAGCCATTGTGCTGCAGGATGGAGAGGAAGAGAGCACAGCTTACGCCAATGCAACCGGAACCCTTGAGTACCTGGTGCAGGAAGGCGGAATGATCTATAACTCAGAAAATGTTGAGCACGTTATTGAACAGGGGGCACATTACCTGGCGGCGATAAGATACGACCAGCCGGTGCCACTGCTTCACCCAAATGGTGATTTACAGAAAAAAGATATCCCTTTTATTGTGATCTGGCTTGTTTTGGGAGCATTGTTCTTTACAATAAGAATGGGCTTTATCAACATTAGAGGGTTTAAACATGCCTTAGACCTTGCTAAAGGTAAATATGACGATCCAAACGCACCGGGGCAGGTAACCCACTTCCAGGCTTTGGCAACCGCGGTTTCGGGTACTGTGGGGCTTGGGAATATTGCTGGTGTGGCTGTGGCTGTTTCCCTCGGAGGGGCAGGAGCTACTCTTTGGATGATCCTTGCAGGTCTTCTGGGAATGTCTTCCAAATTTGTGGAGTGTACCCTGGGGGTGAAATATCGTTTTATAAATTCTGAAGGCCGTGTCTTTGGAGGGCCTATGAATTATCTTCGCTACGGCCTTGAAAAGAGAAAAATGGCCGGGCTGGGTAAATTCCTTGCGGTGTTCTTTGCCATTCTTGCTATTGGCGCCTCTTTTGGAGGTGGGAACATGTTCCAGGCCAACCAGTCTTTTGTGATCCTTGCAGGTGAATTTCCTGCCCTTGTGGGTAACGGATTCATTTTTGGGCTGGTAGTTGCAATCCTTGTGGGGGTTGTAATTATTGGGGGAATAAGCAGTATAGCCAAGGTAACCGGGAAAATTGTTCCGGTAATGGCAGCGGTTTACATCATTGGAGCTCTGGTAGTGATTGGTGTGAACATAGAAAATATAGGCCCTGCGTTTGCAGCCATCTGGGACGGTGCGTTTAGCCCGAGTGCCCTAAAAGGCGGGGTGATTGGGGTTTTGATCGTTGGGTTCCAGAGAGCAGCTTTCTCGAACGAAGCCGGGGTTGGGTCTGCTGCGATCGCCCATTCGGCCGCCAAGACCAACAATCCGCCGTCTGAAGGTTTTGTGGCACTGCTTGAACCTTTCATTGATACTGTAGTGGTGTGTACACTTACCGCACTTGTACTTATTTTTACCGGAATGCACGAAGTTGAAGGCGTGGGAGGGGTAGAATTGACCTCTACAGCATTTGGAAGTGTGATCTCGTGGTTCCCTTACGTGCTTGCAGCAGCGGTATTCCTGTTCGCATTTTCAACAATGATCTCCTGGTCTTACTACGGAATGAGGGCATGGACTTTCCTCTTCGGAAAAAGCAAAAAAATGGAGCTGCTCTACAAAGCACTATTCCTGGTGTTTGTGGTTGTAGGGGCATCGGTGAGCCTTGGTGCCGTACTCGACTTTTCAGGTATGATGATCCTGGCCATGTCTTTCCCTAACATCATAGGGCTTTACATTATGTCTGGCGAAGTGAGAAAAGACCTCAGGGAATATTCAAGAAAACTGAAAGCAGGTGAACTTTTTCATAAGCCTCAAAAAGAGCGGGTGAAAAAAGCCTCTTAA
- a CDS encoding exo-beta-N-acetylmuramidase NamZ family protein, giving the protein MSLRFLKSTFLLLLITATACGNKSDKSSGNFAEAEKDSAPVITKNLKLAAERTAHYLPLLEGKKVGLVGNQTSIIPTEAGNVHLVDTLLALNVDLVKVFAPEHGFRGTADAGEAVEDGKDPNTGLPVISLYGDNKKPSAQQLEGLDVLIFDLQDVGVRFYTYISTLHYVMEAAAENDITVIIFDRPNPNGHYLDGPVLDPQHKSFVGMHPIPVVHGMTIGEYAKMTNGEKWLKNGVQTDLKVIEMENYNHNMPYDLPIKPSPNLPNAKSINLYPSLCFFEGTNVNAGRGTNKQFQVFGSPYLSQEVFPFTYVPEPNEGAKSPKHLNKTCYGRDLTNSPQLDYLNLEWLIEAYNHSSQKEEFFNAFFTKLAGTQELQKQIEKGMSAEEIRETWKPGLEDFKIVREKYLLY; this is encoded by the coding sequence ATGAGTTTAAGATTTCTCAAAAGTACATTTTTATTACTACTTATTACCGCCACCGCCTGCGGAAACAAATCAGATAAATCATCTGGTAATTTTGCTGAAGCTGAAAAAGATTCAGCCCCTGTAATTACTAAAAATCTGAAGCTTGCAGCCGAAAGAACAGCCCATTATTTGCCACTTTTGGAAGGTAAGAAAGTGGGGCTTGTAGGAAACCAGACAAGCATTATTCCCACGGAAGCAGGGAACGTACATCTTGTAGACACGCTCCTGGCCCTCAACGTTGACCTGGTGAAAGTTTTTGCCCCAGAACATGGGTTTCGTGGCACAGCCGATGCCGGCGAAGCAGTTGAAGACGGAAAGGACCCCAACACCGGGCTTCCGGTAATATCTTTGTATGGAGACAACAAAAAACCTTCCGCTCAGCAACTGGAAGGCCTTGATGTTTTGATCTTTGACCTTCAGGATGTGGGAGTGAGGTTCTACACTTACATTTCTACCCTGCATTACGTCATGGAAGCCGCTGCCGAAAATGACATTACAGTCATCATTTTTGACAGGCCAAACCCCAACGGCCATTACCTTGACGGTCCCGTTCTTGACCCTCAACACAAGAGTTTTGTGGGAATGCACCCTATTCCCGTAGTTCACGGAATGACTATTGGGGAATATGCGAAAATGACCAATGGCGAGAAATGGTTGAAGAACGGTGTACAAACCGATCTAAAAGTGATTGAAATGGAGAATTACAACCACAATATGCCTTATGACCTTCCTATTAAACCTTCTCCCAACCTTCCTAATGCGAAGTCAATCAACCTATATCCCAGCTTGTGCTTTTTTGAAGGCACCAATGTAAATGCCGGCCGTGGAACCAACAAGCAGTTCCAGGTCTTTGGATCGCCTTATCTTTCCCAGGAAGTGTTTCCGTTCACCTACGTACCCGAGCCTAACGAAGGTGCAAAATCTCCGAAGCACTTAAACAAAACCTGCTACGGAAGAGATCTTACAAACAGCCCTCAGCTTGACTACCTAAACCTGGAATGGCTTATCGAAGCTTACAACCACAGTTCCCAAAAAGAGGAATTTTTCAATGCATTTTTCACCAAACTCGCCGGTACCCAAGAACTTCAGAAGCAGATTGAAAAAGGAATGAGCGCTGAAGAAATTCGTGAAACCTGGAAACCTGGCCTTGAAGATTTTAAAATAGTTAGGGAGAAGTATTTGTTGTATTGA
- a CDS encoding acyl-CoA dehydrogenase family protein encodes MNSRYFTEEHELFRKSFQEFLQKEVVPHIEKWEETGTIERFIWEKFGEMGYFGLNYSEDYGGLNLDIFYSVIFLEELQKINSGGFAAAMWAHAYLAMTHLAKEGDHHIKQKYLAPSISGEKIGCLCISEPSGGSDVAGMRTTAVKKGDHYIINGSKTFITNGVYSDYLVVAAKTAPELKGKGMSIFVIDRDTPGISATKLNKLGWRASDTAEIAFDNVEVPASNLMGEEGKGFPYIMQHFAFERLIMGINAHARAEYALSYTLQYMKEREAFGRTIDQFQALRHSYADMTSEVEMAKEFNYSIAERMERGVYVVKEASMSKLLSTKIADEVIYKCLQFLGGYGYMEDYPLARLLRDSRLGPIGGGTSEILREIIAKMVIDGKEYKPAAK; translated from the coding sequence ATGAACAGCAGATATTTTACAGAAGAACACGAATTATTCCGCAAGAGCTTTCAGGAATTCTTACAAAAAGAGGTGGTGCCGCATATTGAAAAGTGGGAAGAAACCGGAACTATAGAGCGTTTTATCTGGGAGAAATTTGGAGAAATGGGCTATTTTGGACTCAATTATTCCGAAGATTACGGAGGATTGAACCTGGATATCTTCTATTCAGTGATTTTTCTTGAAGAGCTGCAGAAGATCAATAGTGGAGGGTTTGCAGCGGCGATGTGGGCCCATGCATACCTCGCAATGACCCACCTGGCCAAGGAAGGAGATCACCACATTAAACAAAAATACCTTGCCCCGAGTATTAGCGGTGAAAAAATTGGCTGTTTGTGCATTAGTGAACCTTCAGGCGGCAGTGATGTTGCAGGAATGAGGACAACTGCCGTGAAAAAAGGCGATCATTATATTATTAACGGTTCCAAGACCTTCATCACAAACGGGGTGTATTCAGATTACCTGGTTGTGGCTGCAAAGACTGCGCCCGAGCTAAAGGGAAAGGGCATGAGTATTTTTGTGATAGATAGGGACACGCCGGGAATTTCGGCTACCAAACTCAATAAACTTGGCTGGAGGGCATCAGATACTGCCGAAATTGCTTTTGATAATGTAGAGGTGCCGGCTTCAAACCTTATGGGGGAAGAAGGTAAGGGCTTTCCTTACATCATGCAGCACTTTGCTTTTGAAAGGCTTATAATGGGAATTAATGCCCACGCCCGTGCAGAATATGCTTTGAGCTACACTTTGCAGTATATGAAAGAGAGGGAAGCTTTTGGGAGGACCATAGACCAGTTTCAGGCTTTACGCCACAGCTACGCCGATATGACCAGCGAGGTGGAGATGGCAAAGGAATTCAATTATTCTATCGCCGAGAGGATGGAACGGGGAGTTTATGTGGTGAAAGAAGCCAGTATGTCTAAACTGCTCTCTACAAAAATCGCCGATGAGGTGATCTATAAATGTTTGCAGTTTCTTGGCGGTTACGGGTACATGGAAGATTATCCATTAGCGCGATTGTTGCGCGACAGCAGGCTGGGGCCTATTGGAGGCGGGACTTCAGAAATTCTTCGTGAGATCATCGCTAAAATGGTGATAGACGGGAAGGAATACAAGCCGGCAGCCAAATAG
- a CDS encoding ComEA family DNA-binding protein produces the protein MKNWKSHFVFTRSQQNGIFVLVGIIIILQAVYFFFPFSSEEVPDPEVERIAAEMQRSIDSLKQIKAERDLDAVAPFNPNFISDYKGYLLGLSVVQIDRLHDYRERDLWINSAEDFQAVTGVSDSLLKVLAPSFQFPDFRRNTSEENRLSKKAFLTPLPKADLNTATAEDLQRVNGIGERLSARIVKYRNSLGGFRGEVQLNDVYGLSPEVVKRLLRSFEVPKRAEARFDVNEVSLMQLTRIPYFNYEQARAIIRYREEAGQVKNLEELGQIRNFPVEKLDRIALYLSTDPKN, from the coding sequence ATGAAAAACTGGAAATCCCATTTTGTTTTCACCAGAAGTCAGCAAAATGGGATTTTTGTTTTGGTAGGGATCATCATCATTCTCCAGGCGGTTTATTTCTTTTTTCCCTTTTCTTCGGAAGAAGTGCCAGATCCCGAAGTGGAGCGCATCGCCGCTGAAATGCAGCGCTCCATAGATTCATTAAAACAAATAAAGGCCGAAAGAGATCTTGATGCTGTGGCGCCATTTAACCCGAATTTTATTTCAGATTATAAGGGCTATCTGCTGGGGCTTTCGGTAGTGCAGATAGACCGGCTTCATGATTATCGGGAGCGTGATTTGTGGATCAATTCAGCTGAAGATTTTCAGGCTGTGACGGGGGTTTCAGATTCTTTGCTGAAGGTACTGGCGCCTTCTTTTCAGTTTCCCGATTTCCGCAGAAATACTTCCGAAGAAAACAGGTTGTCAAAAAAGGCATTTTTGACACCTCTTCCCAAAGCTGATCTCAATACTGCCACAGCCGAAGACCTGCAGCGGGTGAACGGCATTGGGGAAAGACTTTCTGCCCGAATTGTGAAGTACCGTAATTCGCTTGGCGGCTTTAGAGGTGAGGTGCAGCTTAATGATGTCTACGGTTTATCTCCAGAAGTGGTGAAAAGGCTGCTGCGCAGTTTTGAGGTGCCAAAAAGGGCAGAAGCGCGCTTTGATGTTAATGAAGTAAGCCTGATGCAGCTCACCAGGATCCCTTACTTTAACTATGAGCAGGCGCGGGCAATAATTAGGTACAGGGAAGAGGCAGGCCAGGTGAAAAATCTCGAAGAACTTGGGCAGATTAGGAATTTTCCCGTGGAAAAATTAGACAGAATTGCCCTATATTTGAGCACCGACCCGAAAAACTGA
- a CDS encoding YkgJ family cysteine cluster protein — translation MQDELSGLPQRAKDKHTENKKFFSRLKKKPPRHLDLQMQELHEEEFSRTDCLSCANCCKTTGPLFTNKDIERISKHLRLKPQQFIDQYLHIDEDNDYVLQEVPCAFLAPDNYCLIYDVRPKACSEFPHTNRKDFHKISRLTIKNVAICPAAFRIVEEMKKRLP, via the coding sequence ATGCAGGATGAATTAAGTGGGCTTCCGCAGCGGGCCAAAGATAAACATACAGAGAATAAGAAGTTTTTTTCGCGTCTTAAAAAGAAGCCACCGCGGCATCTTGACCTGCAAATGCAGGAGCTGCACGAGGAGGAATTTAGTCGTACCGATTGTCTTAGCTGCGCTAACTGCTGTAAAACTACCGGCCCTCTTTTTACCAATAAAGATATTGAGCGAATTTCAAAGCACCTGCGCTTAAAGCCCCAGCAGTTCATAGACCAATATTTACACATAGATGAAGACAATGATTACGTGCTCCAGGAAGTGCCATGTGCCTTTCTGGCCCCCGATAATTACTGCCTCATCTATGATGTACGGCCAAAAGCCTGCAGTGAATTCCCCCACACCAACCGCAAAGATTTCCATAAAATCTCCAGGCTCACCATTAAAAATGTCGCCATTTGCCCGGCAGCATTCAGGATAGTAGAGGAGATGAAGAAGAGATTGCCTTAA
- a CDS encoding PspC domain-containing protein → MQKWVNQIRNFFERHGFYVSSRFADKLGMRAKNVRLFFIYLSFATFGIGFAIYLTFAFLLRFKDMIYSKRTSVFDL, encoded by the coding sequence ATGCAGAAATGGGTGAACCAGATTAGGAACTTTTTCGAGAGGCATGGATTTTATGTTTCCTCGCGCTTTGCCGATAAGCTGGGGATGCGGGCAAAAAACGTAAGATTATTTTTTATCTACCTTTCGTTTGCCACTTTTGGGATTGGGTTTGCAATTTATCTCACATTTGCTTTTCTCCTCAGGTTCAAGGATATGATTTATTCGAAGCGTACCTCTGTTTTTGATCTTTAG
- a CDS encoding DUF2851 family protein, which yields MREDYLHYLWQFQKFDLQEMKTVDGARVRVISPGRHNELSGPDFFYSRLRINDQEWAGNVEIHIRSSDWYMHGHETDPAYDNVVLHVVWIHDVDIFRRDNSLLPVMELQSLVSPKNLDSYIRLCEESQGKWINCEQDLPSIDNFTMTSWLERLYVERLEKKSALLRELLSKSTGDWEAVLFQMLAKNFGLNINGEAFLSIAASIPFSVIRKVRANSLNLEALLLGQAGLLEKDHEEPYYLKLKDTYLYLQHKFGLSRKGVLPVKYFRLRPDNFPEIRLVQLAAVYSEQASLFSRLQKCQNPQQVHELFEVRLNDFWNSHYTFLRKHKPRLKKPGKKFLDLLIVNTVVPVKFAYLQSEGKDAFEIIAPLMEAVAAEENEIVRKFKRLKPGMVKNALGSQALLQLKKEYCDRNACLKCAVGLEILQPQPQI from the coding sequence ATGCGGGAAGATTATTTACATTACCTATGGCAGTTTCAGAAGTTTGATCTACAGGAAATGAAAACTGTAGATGGAGCGCGGGTTAGGGTTATTTCACCGGGCCGGCACAATGAGCTTTCCGGCCCCGATTTCTTTTACTCCCGGCTGCGAATTAACGATCAGGAATGGGCAGGCAATGTGGAGATCCATATTCGTTCATCAGACTGGTACATGCACGGTCACGAAACCGATCCTGCTTACGATAACGTGGTGCTTCATGTGGTATGGATACATGATGTGGATATTTTCCGAAGAGATAATTCCCTGCTTCCGGTAATGGAGTTGCAGTCTCTGGTTTCCCCTAAAAATCTCGATAGCTACATCCGCTTGTGTGAAGAAAGTCAGGGCAAATGGATCAATTGTGAACAGGACCTGCCCTCAATTGATAATTTTACAATGACCAGCTGGCTGGAACGGCTTTACGTGGAACGGCTGGAGAAAAAATCTGCTCTATTAAGAGAGCTGCTTTCAAAAAGTACCGGAGACTGGGAAGCAGTGCTCTTTCAAATGCTGGCAAAGAACTTTGGTCTTAATATAAACGGGGAGGCTTTTTTAAGTATAGCGGCATCTATTCCTTTTTCGGTAATAAGAAAGGTGAGGGCAAATTCCCTAAATCTTGAAGCTTTGCTGTTAGGGCAGGCGGGGCTACTCGAAAAAGATCATGAAGAGCCTTATTATTTGAAGTTAAAAGATACTTACTTATATCTTCAGCATAAGTTTGGCCTGAGCAGGAAAGGAGTGTTGCCGGTAAAATATTTTCGGCTCAGGCCCGATAATTTTCCAGAAATTCGATTGGTGCAGCTTGCTGCTGTATATTCTGAACAGGCTTCGCTTTTTTCAAGGCTTCAAAAATGTCAAAATCCGCAGCAGGTTCATGAACTTTTTGAGGTGCGTTTAAATGATTTCTGGAATTCCCATTATACGTTTCTACGTAAGCACAAACCCAGGCTAAAGAAGCCCGGGAAAAAGTTTTTGGACCTTCTTATCGTGAATACGGTGGTTCCTGTAAAATTCGCATATCTCCAAAGCGAAGGTAAAGATGCTTTTGAGATCATAGCTCCGCTTATGGAGGCAGTGGCCGCCGAGGAAAACGAAATTGTAAGAAAGTTTAAGAGGCTAAAGCCGGGTATGGTAAAGAATGCATTAGGTTCACAGGCCCTGTTGCAATTGAAAAAAGAGTACTGTGACAGAAACGCCTGCCTTAAGTGTGCAGTGGGATTGGAGATCCTGCAACCGCAACCACAAATTTAA
- a CDS encoding ABC transporter permease — MNLELFIARRLISAKQHKNSISAPIIKIAIVAIAIGVIMMLVAFATSLGLQQKIREKMSAFTGHITISSYDNNNSQVSLTPISTDQDFYPEFDSVAGIEHIQATAYLGGVIRTETDFEGIIVKGIGPDFNWNYFEDFLVAGKMPDVSEGLNNEVLISRYTANRLGLEVGDKAITYFLRDESSRTPLIRAFEITGIYDSGFQEFDELYMLADIRHVQRINRWEKNEVGNFEVFLEDFDQLEEKGQEIYENTGSFLDTRTIKQQYYSLFEWLSLFDFNVALIIGIMILVAGINMITALLVLILERTQMIGILKALGSSDWSVRKIFLYNAGYLILLGLFWGNLIGLGLLFAQKYLKLIPLNPETYYVTEAPVYIGWEYIVAVNLGTLLLCMLMLLIPSFIITRISPVKAMKFD, encoded by the coding sequence TTGAATCTGGAATTGTTTATCGCAAGGCGCCTTATTAGCGCAAAACAGCATAAAAATAGCATATCGGCCCCTATAATAAAAATTGCCATTGTGGCAATTGCTATTGGGGTGATTATGATGCTGGTAGCCTTTGCAACCAGCCTTGGCTTGCAGCAAAAGATAAGGGAAAAGATGTCGGCTTTTACCGGACATATCACCATTTCGAGCTATGACAACAACAATTCTCAGGTTTCTTTAACGCCTATTTCGACTGACCAGGATTTCTATCCTGAATTTGACAGTGTAGCGGGTATTGAGCACATTCAGGCAACCGCTTACCTGGGAGGGGTGATTCGCACTGAAACCGATTTTGAGGGCATTATCGTAAAAGGCATAGGGCCCGACTTTAACTGGAATTATTTCGAAGATTTTCTGGTGGCGGGAAAAATGCCAGATGTTAGTGAAGGTCTTAATAATGAAGTGCTTATTTCCCGATATACTGCAAACAGGCTTGGTTTGGAAGTGGGAGATAAGGCGATCACCTATTTTTTGAGAGATGAAAGCAGCAGGACCCCACTAATACGGGCTTTTGAAATTACCGGGATTTACGATTCGGGTTTTCAGGAGTTTGATGAGCTTTATATGCTGGCCGATATTAGGCATGTGCAGCGAATTAACCGCTGGGAAAAGAACGAGGTAGGCAATTTCGAGGTTTTTCTTGAAGATTTTGATCAGCTGGAAGAGAAAGGGCAGGAGATCTATGAGAATACAGGTTCATTTCTTGACACCCGTACCATTAAGCAGCAGTATTATTCGCTTTTTGAATGGCTGTCGCTCTTCGATTTCAACGTGGCGCTTATCATCGGGATCATGATCCTGGTGGCCGGCATCAACATGATCACGGCTCTTTTGGTGCTCATCCTGGAGCGCACTCAAATGATCGGGATTTTGAAAGCCCTTGGCAGCAGTGACTGGAGTGTGAGAAAGATCTTTTTGTACAACGCCGGATATTTAATCCTGCTCGGGCTCTTTTGGGGAAATTTAATAGGGCTGGGGCTGTTGTTTGCCCAAAAATACCTTAAGCTTATTCCGCTTAACCCTGAAACCTATTACGTTACAGAGGCACCAGTGTACATTGGCTGGGAGTACATTGTGGCTGTTAATTTGGGTACCCTCTTGTTGTGTATGCTAATGCTGCTTATTCCTTCTTTTATCATTACCAGGATTTCTCCGGTAAAGGCCATGAAATTCGATTAA
- a CDS encoding PLP-dependent cysteine synthase family protein → MEYAENILGTIGNTPLVKINKLTEGIDALVLAKYETFNPGNSVKDRMAVKMIEDAEAAGLLKPGGTIIEGTSGNTGMGLALAAIVKGYRMVCVMADKQSKEKIDILRAVGSEVVVCPTDVAPDDPQSYYSTSKRLSEETPNSWYVNQYDNLSNTKAHYESTGPEIWRQTDGKVTHFVVGVGTGGTISGVGKYLKEQNPNVKVWGVDTYGSVFKKYHETGEFDEKEIFPYVTEGIGEDILPKNVDFGIIDGFTKVTDKDAAVYTQKLAKEEGMFLGNSAGAAMKGLLQLKEHFKKDDVVVILFHDHGSRYVGKMYNDEWMRKMGYID, encoded by the coding sequence ATGGAATACGCTGAAAATATACTAGGTACCATTGGGAATACGCCTCTTGTTAAGATCAATAAGCTTACGGAAGGTATAGACGCTCTGGTACTGGCAAAATATGAAACCTTTAACCCCGGAAATTCGGTGAAAGACCGGATGGCCGTGAAAATGATCGAAGATGCCGAAGCTGCCGGCCTCCTTAAACCGGGAGGAACCATTATTGAAGGAACTTCCGGAAATACAGGGATGGGCCTCGCTCTTGCAGCCATAGTAAAGGGTTACCGGATGGTCTGCGTGATGGCCGATAAACAATCAAAGGAAAAAATTGACATTTTACGAGCCGTAGGCAGTGAGGTGGTGGTGTGCCCCACCGATGTTGCGCCCGATGATCCGCAGTCTTACTATTCCACTTCAAAACGCCTTTCTGAAGAAACGCCGAATTCCTGGTACGTAAACCAGTATGACAACCTTTCCAATACCAAAGCCCACTACGAAAGTACAGGGCCGGAAATCTGGAGACAAACCGACGGAAAAGTAACACATTTTGTAGTAGGTGTGGGTACCGGCGGAACCATTTCGGGAGTGGGAAAATACCTGAAAGAGCAAAATCCCAATGTAAAGGTTTGGGGGGTTGATACCTATGGCTCGGTGTTCAAAAAATATCATGAGACTGGCGAATTTGATGAAAAGGAGATTTTTCCTTACGTCACAGAGGGGATTGGAGAAGATATCCTTCCGAAGAATGTTGATTTCGGGATCATTGACGGGTTCACAAAAGTTACCGATAAAGATGCCGCAGTTTACACCCAAAAGCTGGCTAAAGAAGAAGGAATGTTCCTTGGGAACAGTGCCGGTGCTGCGATGAAAGGGCTGCTTCAGCTAAAAGAGCATTTTAAGAAAGACGACGTTGTGGTAATTCTTTTCCACGATCACGGCAGCCGCTATGTTGGCAAAATGTACAACGACGAGTGGATGCGAAAAATGGGATATATCGACTAG
- a CDS encoding SGNH/GDSL hydrolase family protein, whose product MRQIFLIGCMLVLLVGCKENSSENVMVVEENPLRYLALGDTYTIGESVEPGRRWPVQLVEKLRAHGVEIEDPRIIATTGWTTQNLLEAMDAQLNNEKYELVSVLIGVNNQYQGKSITAYREDLNRIFQQAIAHSGNGTEGVFAVSIPDYGVTPFGAENAEEIGHEIDKFNEVFKEVAASFEVDFYDITPISRQAVDQPELIADDNLHPSGEMYRLWVEKIYEEVNQKLPVEN is encoded by the coding sequence ATGAGACAAATTTTTCTAATCGGTTGCATGCTGGTGCTGCTTGTTGGCTGTAAAGAGAACTCTTCGGAAAATGTAATGGTGGTGGAAGAGAATCCGTTGCGCTACCTGGCTTTGGGAGATACATATACTATTGGTGAAAGTGTGGAACCGGGTAGGAGGTGGCCTGTCCAGCTTGTAGAAAAACTAAGGGCCCATGGGGTGGAGATCGAAGATCCGCGCATTATTGCCACAACCGGCTGGACTACCCAAAACCTTCTGGAGGCCATGGATGCACAACTCAATAATGAAAAATACGAGCTTGTATCGGTGCTCATTGGTGTGAATAACCAGTATCAGGGAAAATCCATAACAGCTTATCGCGAAGACCTTAACAGGATATTTCAGCAGGCCATTGCACATTCGGGCAATGGCACAGAAGGAGTGTTTGCGGTGAGCATTCCCGATTATGGGGTGACACCCTTTGGTGCCGAAAATGCTGAAGAAATTGGACATGAGATTGATAAATTCAATGAGGTTTTTAAAGAAGTAGCTGCCAGCTTTGAAGTAGATTTTTATGATATTACCCCGATTTCCCGACAGGCCGTAGATCAACCTGAATTAATTGCCGATGACAACCTGCACCCCAGTGGTGAAATGTACCGCCTTTGGGTAGAGAAGATTTACGAAGAGGTAAATCAAAAGTTACCGGTAGAAAATTAA